A DNA window from Falco peregrinus isolate bFalPer1 chromosome 8, bFalPer1.pri, whole genome shotgun sequence contains the following coding sequences:
- the DTX3L gene encoding E3 ubiquitin-protein ligase DTX3L isoform X2, with protein MAAALLVRLCPAPDASEKPLLKLQSYFQSGKRSGGGECEVQTGPEPGTYWVRFQQERDKRSVVSRTDHTLEIGARHLKIIIEQGEGDPSEGRVTEQPSPSGPVRSSCPPPQQEQQAARGHGGTAREVITKKIFLTVSATLNTSMFTEQQREKITIVCPNLKREGNPNIDGSEKLTGDFTDIEKAYRYFKDILAGNDPKHDFSHSESENDLKDENVLNTEEMNELTVLSALYEYFIHTCKQQIKVLRERFGVCIRSKDNDNGTTSVCLTSDKSPSSIQEANDFFIRTFQKSVEDLKQEKIPITNSDTLNETIMKLNARFSNLLAKGEGNQLLLRGPASVILLAKTFLAEEAKNSQAEKNMKISSELYKYRNGIEVDASLFKLLETKISKEIEGIKDKFDTVTEMRVSSCSQKMLIVFRPRNKTTDMSSHATESFINAFQNAFAMLREKHISLKLSEGQNRKLDTLFNGKRLEDLHVKLTKKEDKIILSGLPDNLYVAENLIVNLLNTEDSPQTKNRPPVSSDLSYQATGASGKKHNGRQKNNVSSEGQAKAKTENDKDMCPICMERIIDKEILKKCNHVFCKDCITQAMSYKQTCPICNTFYGPMKGDQPEGIMSTRTLLSSLPGYPRCGTIEIKYYMHGGIQTWVSLVLLAQKMLSHGMIFTTKLP; from the exons ATGGCGGCGGCGCTGCTGGTGCGGCTCTGCCCCGCGCCCGACGCCAGCGAGAAGCCCCTGCTCAAGCTCCAGAGCTACTTCCAGTCAGGGAAGCGGTCGGGGGGCGGCGAGTGCGAGGTGCAGACGGGCCCCGAGCCCGGCACCTACTGGGTGCGCTTCCAGCAGGAGCGAG ATAAGAGGAGCGTGGTGTCGCGCACAGATCACACCTTGGAGATCGGAGCCAGGCACCTGAAGATAATCATcgagcagggagaaggggacCCGAGCGAGGGCCGAGTGACAGAGCAGCCTTCCCCCAGCGGCCCCGTCCGTTCCAGCTGTCCCCCAcctcagcaggagcagcaggcgGCCAGAGGCCATGGGGGCACAGCAAGAGAAGTCATCACCAAAAAG ATATTTCTTACAGTATCTGCAACTTTGAATACCAGTATGTTCACTGAacagcagagggagaaaattACCATTGTATGTccaaatttaaaaagagaaggaaatccTAATATTGATGGCTCTGAGAAATTGACGGGAGATTTTACAGATATTGAAAAAGCTTATCGCTACTTCAAGGATATCCTTGCAGGCAATGACccaaaacatgatttttcacattctgaaagtgaaaatgatttgaaagatgaaaatgttCTGAATACTGAAGAAATGAATGAGCTTACAGTTCTGTCAGCTCTCTATGAATATTTCATTCACACCTGCAAACAACAAATCAAAGTACTACGTGAACGTTTTGGAGTGTGTATAAGAAGTAAAGATAATGACAATGGAACCACATCAGTATGTCTCACTTCTGATAAAAGCCCTTCATCAATACAAGaagctaatgatttttttatcagaacttttcagaaaagtgtAGAAGatctgaaacaggaaaaaattcctATAACAAACAGTGACACATTAAATGAGacaataatgaaattaaatgctaGGTTTAGTAATCTTCTTGCCAAAGGGGAAGGGAATCAGCTGCTACTCCGTGGTCCAGCGAGTGTGATTTTACTTGCCAAAACGTTTCTAGCAGAAGAAGCTAAGAACAGCCAAGCtgaaaagaatatgaaaatatcATCTGAACTATACAAGTACAGGAATGGAATTGAAGTTGATGCTTCTCTGTTTAAACTGTTGGAAACAAAGATAAGCAAAGAAATTGAAGGCATTAAAGACAAATTTGATACAGTAACAGAAATGAGAGTCAGTTCATGTAGCCAGAAGATGCTCATAGTATTTAGGCCTAGGAACAAAACTACTGATATGTCTTCACATGCTACTGAAAGTTTCATCAATGCATTTCAGAATGCCTTTGCAATGTTAAGAGAAAAACACATCAGCTTGAAACTTTCAGAAGGTCAGAATAGAAAATTAGATACGCTGTTTAATGGAAAACGATTGGAAGATCTGCATGTAAAACTTACaaagaaggaagacaaaatCATCTTAAGTGGTTTACCAGACAATCTTTATGTTGCTGAAAATCTTATTGTAAACCTTCTTAACACTGAAGACTCACCACAAACTAAAAATAGACCACCAGTGTCCTCTGATCTCAGCTATCAAGCTACAGGAGCATCTGGGAAGAAACACAATGGCAGGCAAAAGAATAATGTTTCTTCTGAAGGACAGGCTAAGGCAAAGACAGAAAACGACAAAGATATGTGTCCAATTTGCATGGAGAGAATTATTgataaagaaatactgaaaaagtgCAATCACGTATTTTGCAAAGATTGCATCACCCAGGCCATGTCTTACAAGCAAACTTGTCCTATTTGTAACACCTTCTATGGACCCATGAAAGGAGACCAACCAGAGGGAATAATGTCAACTAGAACACTGCTGTCATCTCTCCCTGGTTATCCCAGATGTGGTACTATAGAGATTAAATATTACATGCACGGTGGTATTCAAACT TGGGTCAGTCTCGTACTACTGGCGCAAAAGATGTTATCACATGGAATGATATTCACCACAAAACTTCCATGA
- the DTX3L gene encoding E3 ubiquitin-protein ligase DTX3L isoform X1: MAAALLVRLCPAPDASEKPLLKLQSYFQSGKRSGGGECEVQTGPEPGTYWVRFQQERDKRSVVSRTDHTLEIGARHLKIIIEQGEGDPSEGRVTEQPSPSGPVRSSCPPPQQEQQAARGHGGTAREVITKKIFLTVSATLNTSMFTEQQREKITIVCPNLKREGNPNIDGSEKLTGDFTDIEKAYRYFKDILAGNDPKHDFSHSESENDLKDENVLNTEEMNELTVLSALYEYFIHTCKQQIKVLRERFGVCIRSKDNDNGTTSVCLTSDKSPSSIQEANDFFIRTFQKSVEDLKQEKIPITNSDTLNETIMKLNARFSNLLAKGEGNQLLLRGPASVILLAKTFLAEEAKNSQAEKNMKISSELYKYRNGIEVDASLFKLLETKISKEIEGIKDKFDTVTEMRVSSCSQKMLIVFRPRNKTTDMSSHATESFINAFQNAFAMLREKHISLKLSEGQNRKLDTLFNGKRLEDLHVKLTKKEDKIILSGLPDNLYVAENLIVNLLNTEDSPQTKNRPPVSSDLSYQATGASGKKHNGRQKNNVSSEGQAKAKTENDKDMCPICMERIIDKEILKKCNHVFCKDCITQAMSYKQTCPICNTFYGPMKGDQPEGIMSTRTLLSSLPGYPRCGTIEIKYYMHGGIQTRNHPNPGKPYSATSRTAYLPDNKEGQEILQLLKRAFNQKLIFTVGQSRTTGAKDVITWNDIHHKTSMTGGPTNFGYPDPDYLQRVRSELKARGIE, encoded by the exons ATGGCGGCGGCGCTGCTGGTGCGGCTCTGCCCCGCGCCCGACGCCAGCGAGAAGCCCCTGCTCAAGCTCCAGAGCTACTTCCAGTCAGGGAAGCGGTCGGGGGGCGGCGAGTGCGAGGTGCAGACGGGCCCCGAGCCCGGCACCTACTGGGTGCGCTTCCAGCAGGAGCGAG ATAAGAGGAGCGTGGTGTCGCGCACAGATCACACCTTGGAGATCGGAGCCAGGCACCTGAAGATAATCATcgagcagggagaaggggacCCGAGCGAGGGCCGAGTGACAGAGCAGCCTTCCCCCAGCGGCCCCGTCCGTTCCAGCTGTCCCCCAcctcagcaggagcagcaggcgGCCAGAGGCCATGGGGGCACAGCAAGAGAAGTCATCACCAAAAAG ATATTTCTTACAGTATCTGCAACTTTGAATACCAGTATGTTCACTGAacagcagagggagaaaattACCATTGTATGTccaaatttaaaaagagaaggaaatccTAATATTGATGGCTCTGAGAAATTGACGGGAGATTTTACAGATATTGAAAAAGCTTATCGCTACTTCAAGGATATCCTTGCAGGCAATGACccaaaacatgatttttcacattctgaaagtgaaaatgatttgaaagatgaaaatgttCTGAATACTGAAGAAATGAATGAGCTTACAGTTCTGTCAGCTCTCTATGAATATTTCATTCACACCTGCAAACAACAAATCAAAGTACTACGTGAACGTTTTGGAGTGTGTATAAGAAGTAAAGATAATGACAATGGAACCACATCAGTATGTCTCACTTCTGATAAAAGCCCTTCATCAATACAAGaagctaatgatttttttatcagaacttttcagaaaagtgtAGAAGatctgaaacaggaaaaaattcctATAACAAACAGTGACACATTAAATGAGacaataatgaaattaaatgctaGGTTTAGTAATCTTCTTGCCAAAGGGGAAGGGAATCAGCTGCTACTCCGTGGTCCAGCGAGTGTGATTTTACTTGCCAAAACGTTTCTAGCAGAAGAAGCTAAGAACAGCCAAGCtgaaaagaatatgaaaatatcATCTGAACTATACAAGTACAGGAATGGAATTGAAGTTGATGCTTCTCTGTTTAAACTGTTGGAAACAAAGATAAGCAAAGAAATTGAAGGCATTAAAGACAAATTTGATACAGTAACAGAAATGAGAGTCAGTTCATGTAGCCAGAAGATGCTCATAGTATTTAGGCCTAGGAACAAAACTACTGATATGTCTTCACATGCTACTGAAAGTTTCATCAATGCATTTCAGAATGCCTTTGCAATGTTAAGAGAAAAACACATCAGCTTGAAACTTTCAGAAGGTCAGAATAGAAAATTAGATACGCTGTTTAATGGAAAACGATTGGAAGATCTGCATGTAAAACTTACaaagaaggaagacaaaatCATCTTAAGTGGTTTACCAGACAATCTTTATGTTGCTGAAAATCTTATTGTAAACCTTCTTAACACTGAAGACTCACCACAAACTAAAAATAGACCACCAGTGTCCTCTGATCTCAGCTATCAAGCTACAGGAGCATCTGGGAAGAAACACAATGGCAGGCAAAAGAATAATGTTTCTTCTGAAGGACAGGCTAAGGCAAAGACAGAAAACGACAAAGATATGTGTCCAATTTGCATGGAGAGAATTATTgataaagaaatactgaaaaagtgCAATCACGTATTTTGCAAAGATTGCATCACCCAGGCCATGTCTTACAAGCAAACTTGTCCTATTTGTAACACCTTCTATGGACCCATGAAAGGAGACCAACCAGAGGGAATAATGTCAACTAGAACACTGCTGTCATCTCTCCCTGGTTATCCCAGATGTGGTACTATAGAGATTAAATATTACATGCACGGTGGTATTCAAACT AGGAATCATCCAAACCCAGGGAAACCTTACAGTGCAACTTCTCGAACAGCATATTTACCTGACAATAAGGAAGGGCAAGAAATTCTGCAGCTCCTCAAAAGAGCCTTTAACCAAAAATTGATTTTCACAGTGGGTCAGTCTCGTACTACTGGCGCAAAAGATGTTATCACATGGAATGATATTCACCACAAAACTTCCATGACTGGAGGACCTACCAA